The segment CGATGCGACGCTCGATCGACAGGAGCGGGCCAACGTCGTGTACGCGCTGGCCGAGGTCTTCTCGTACTCCGTCGACTTCTCGCGGGACATCCAGGTGGGCGATCGCTTCACGGCGGTGGTCGAGCGGCGGACCTCCGAAGACGGCGAGACGCGCTTCGGGCGGATCCTCGCCGGCGAGCTGAGCGTCGGGGGCAAGGCGATCGCCGCGTTCAACTACCGCAATGGCGGCCAGAACGCGTTCTACGATGGCGAGGGCAATGCGCTCAAGCGCGCCTTCCTCGCCGCACCGGTCGATTTCCGCTACGTCTCCAGCGGACTCTCCCGCGGGCGCTTCCACCCCGTGCTTGGGGTCTTCCGCCGGCACGAGGGGATCGACTACGCGGCCAACAGCGGCACCCCGGTGCGCGCGGCCTCCGAAGGTCAGATCGTTCGCGCGGGCTGGGCGGGCGGCTACGGTCGCCTGGTCGAGATTCGCCACCGCAACGGCATCACCACCCGCTACGCCCACCTCTCCTCGATCAGCGTCAAGGCGCGGCCGGGGGCTCGGGTGGGCCAGGGCGACATCATCGGGAACGTTGGCTCGTCCGGCCTCTCGAGCGGCCCGCACCTGCACTACGAGTTCCGCGTCAACGGGACGGCGCGTGACCCGCGCAGCGTCAAGATGGAAACAGGTGCACCGCTGCCGAAGGGCGATCTCGTGGCGTTCCGTCAGGAGCGCGATCGCCTGCGCCTGCTCCTCGGCCCGTCGCTCGCCTCGCCGCCCGCTCGCGGCCTCGCCGAGTAGTCTCTCCCACCGTTTGATGGACCTCTATCCCGCCATTGACCTGCGCGGCGGACAAGTCGTTCGCCTCGCGCAGGGGGAAGCCGCTCGCGAAACCGTCTATGGTCACGACCCCGTGGCCCAGGCGGAACAGTTCGTCCTGGCCGGCGCCCGTTGGCTCCACATCGTCGACCTCAATCGTGCCTTCGGTGACGGCGACAACGATGCCGCCATCGCGGAGATCGTGCGCCGTTTCGGCGACCAGCTCCAGGTCCAGCTCGGCGGTGGCATTCGCGAGGTCGCGCGTGCGGAGGCCGTCGTGCAGCTCGGCGTCTCGCGCGTCGTGATTGGCACGGCGGCCGTCGATCAGCCAGCGCTCGTCGATGCCGTGGTCCGCGCAATCGGTGGCGACCGCGTGGCGGTCGGGATCGATGCGCGCGATGGCCGCGTGGCGGTGCGCGGCTGGGTCGAGACATCCGCAGTCCGCGCGACCGAGCTCGCCGAGCGCGTTGCCGGGCAGGGCGTGCGCACCGTGATCCACACCGACATTGCCCGCGACGGCATGCTGAGCGGGCCGAATCTCGACGAAGCGCTCGCGCTGCAGGCCAAGGGCCCGCGGGTGATCGTGAGCGGCGGCGTGGCCTCGATCGCCGATCTGCAGGCCGTGGCACGCGCGGGACTCGCGGGGGCCATCACCGGTCGCGCGATCTACGAGGGACGCTTCACCCTCGCCGAGGCGCTCGCCGCCCTGGCGAGCTGATCGCGGTGGCCACGCTCCCCGCCATCGTCGTGGCCCTGGTGGCCGGTGGCGCACTGGCCTGGTGGAGCTATCGCGGTCGCACGGCGCAGCCGCTCGCCATGGCGGCGGCGGGCTGCCGGACACTCGGCGCCGCCCTGCTGGTGCTTCTCCTCCTCAATCCGACACTTGCCGCCCGGCTGCTCACCCAGCGGCCGCTGATCCTGCTCGACCATTCGATCTCGATGCTCGCGCAACGCGGCCAGGCGTCGGCGGCTCGCGTGGCGGCAGCCGCGCTAGGCGACACAGTCGCCTTCGGTGAACTCGCGCCTGGCGAGGCCGGTGGGCGGAGCGTCCTTGGTGCGGCGCTGCCCGCGGCCCTCGCGAGCGGCCGGCCGGTGACGGTTGTGACCGATGGCGAAATCGGTGACGCCGAGGCGCTGCCGACGGAGTTGCTCGCCGCAACCACGGTGCAGCTCTTCCCGCGCGCCTCGGGGGACGATGTGGCCCTGGTCGAGGTCCGTGGCCCCGAGCGGCTGGCCGCCGGCGATTCCCTGCATCTGCGCATCGAAGCCCGCCGAGTGGGTGCGGCACCCGACAGCACGCGCATCGAGATCCGCGACGGCGCGCAATTGCTGCAAGCCGCAACGATCCGACTTGGCACCACCGGGCGCGGCGTCGTTGACCTCGCGATGGCCATGCCTTCGTCGAGCGTGGGCTGCGGTGGCTGGAGATCCGTCGCGTCGGTGCCGCCGATGCGGAAGCCGGCGATGATCTCCGTTGGTGGGCTGTCCGCGTCACCCCATCACCGGGGGTGGTGGTGCTGGCGAGTGTGCCGGACTGGGATGCGCGCTTCCTGTATCGTGCGCTGCGCGATGTCACCGAGTCTCCCGTTCGGGGCTACGCCCAGTTGCAGCCTGGGCAGTGGCGCCGAATGGATGATCTTCGCCGCGTTCCGGCCGCCGAGGTTCAGGCGGCTGCCCGCGCCGCGGATCTGCTCGCCGTGCGCGGGGATGTCGAACCCTGGCGCCGCGGCGGACGCGCACGGCTGCTCTGGCCCGTCGCCGCGATGGCGGGAGATTGGTACCTCGCGCCGAGCGCCTCCTCACCGGTCGCCGGCGGCTTTGCCGGAGGCGATGCCGATTCCCTGCCGCCTGCCGTCGCCGTGACGCCCCTCAACGCCGAGGCCACGTCGGCATGGGTCGGCGCCACGGCGCGACTCGCGCGGCGCGGCAGCGAAGTTCCCGTGATCGGGGGGCGGCACGGGACCGATGGCCGCACCGTCACCTTCGGCGCCGATGGCCTCTTCCGGTGGGGCTTTCGTGGCGGCGTGTCGGAACAGGTCTGGCGTGCCCTGGTGGCCGATGCGGCGGCATGGTTGCTGGCGACGCCCGATTCAGTGAGTGCCGCCATTCGGCCGATCGCCCTGGTGACCCAACGCGGGAGGCCGGTGCGCTTCCGATGGGTCGGAGGAGGAGCGCCCGCCCCCGTCGCGATCACGCTCACCGATTCGGCGCGGAGCAGGACGGATACCTTGCGCTTCGATGCCAGCGGCGAGGCGTCATTGCCGTTGCCGGTCGGTCGCTATCGCTATCTCGTGGCCGATGGCGGTGGCAGCGGCGATTTCGGCGTGGAACCGTACGCGGACGAACTCGTCCCGGCGCCAGTGACCCTCACGGAGCGGCAGGCGACGGTCGCGGTGGCCTCGACCGGACGCGGTGCCCGTGAGTGGCCCGGGCTCTTCCTGCTGATCGTCATCGCCTTCGGAGCGGAGTGGCTCCTCCGCCGCCGACTCGGCATGCGCTAGGATTCGGCATCACATGTTCAGGATGGGATGATGGCACGACTCGGGGAAAAGCTCGGACTTTGGCAACGGATCAAGCGGCTCGCCCTTACCGATGTGGGGGCGCTCGCGCGCGGGCTGAATGCCGACGATCTCGAGCAGATGGAACGCGTGCTGATCGAGGCCGACTTCGGCGTTCCCGCCACCCTCGAACTCGTCGCCTTCCTCGAGGGTGAGGTTCGCAAGGGGAAGTTGAAGACCGACGTGCAGTTGCGCGAGGCGGTCGTGACGCAGCTGGGCGCGATGCTCGCCGGTCCCTCCGACCCCGCGCGACTTGACGCGCCCGCCAGCGGACCGACCGTCGTGCTGGTGGTCGGCGTGAATGGCGTCGGGAAGACCACCTCGGTGGCGAAGCTCGCGCGTCGGCTCCAGCGCGAGGGAAAGAAGGTGCTCCTCGGGGCGGCAGATACCTACCGTGCCGGTGCGGTCGCACAGCTCGAGACGTGGGCCGCGCGGCTCGGCATCGAGTGCGTCTCGGGCGCATCGGGTGGTGACCCGGCCGCGGTGGCGTATGACGCCGTCGAGGCCGCGATCGCCCGGAATGTCGACGTGGTGGTGATCGACACCGCGGGTCGCCTGCATACGCAGGACGGCCTGATGGCCGAGCTTGGCAAGGTGGTGCGCGTCGTGGCGAAGAAGCTCCCGGGCGCACCGCATGAGGTCTTCCTCGTGCTCGATGGCACCGTGGGGCAGAACGCCGTGCAGCAGGGGAAGCTCTTCGGGAAGGTCGTGTCGCCGACCGGGCTCGTCATCACCAAGCTCGACGGGACCGCGCGCGGTGGTGCGATCGTGGCGCTCCGCCGAGAGCTGAATGTGCCGATCCGCTTCGTGGGGACCGGCGAGACGGTGGATGACTTCGCTCCGTTCGATCCACGGGCCTGGGCGGAGACGCTCTTTGACTGAGCGGCGCCCGACGCCGTGGCGCACCCCTCCGGCCGTCCTCGCCATGCTCGTGGCGGGGACGGCCGCGGTCTTGGTCGCCTATGGTGCCGCGTGGCTGCCAGGCGGCGCGCCACGCTGGGCCAGTTGGGCGATGGTGATGGGCGTGGTCCTGCTGGTGCCAGGGACCTTGCTCCTCGGCACGCTGCGACGCGGTCGCAACAGCACGCGTTTGGTCGTGGTGGCGACGGCACTCGGTCTCCTGCTGCTCGTCGCGTTCGGTTCGGCCTTGTTGCTGCCGGCCACTGGTGCCGAGGAGGCGTTGCTGCTCGGACTGCCGCGCCGTGCGGCGATCATCATCTACGGGGTCGGGCTCGTGCCGATCCTCTTCCTGCCGTGGGCGTTCGCCCGTGACTTCCGCGATGTCGGACTCGATGCCGCGCGCCTCGAGGCGCTCCGGCGCGAGTGCGCGCGAGTCGCCCCGGGCCGGGTGCCACCGCCGTGATCATCCCCGTCGCGATCGGGTACCTCGGGATCTGCCTGTTGATCGGGGTGTGGGCCGCACGGCGCACCCGCACGGCGACCGACTTCTTCATCGCCGGAAAAGGGATCGGCCTCTGGCCGTTGGCGATTGCGTCGATGGCCGCCACGCTGTCGGGATTCGCCTTCATTGGCGGCCCGGGGCTGATCTACAGCGTCGGCAACGGCGCGCTTTTCATTGTCCTCCCGGCCGCCATCACCGGCGCGCTCAGTGCCTGGATGCTCGGCAGCCGGATGCGATTGCTCGGGGAGGTGCGCGGCCTGATGACGGTGCCCGACGCCATCGGCGCGCGCTATCGCTCGAGGGCGGCGCAGGGGCTGTCGGCCGTGGCCATCCTGGTCGCGACGGTCGGCTATCTCGCGACCAATCTGCTCGCGCTCGGGCTCATCGTCGACGCCATCTTCCACACGGGCCTTCCGGCGGGGATCGTGATCGGCGCGGCGGTCGTGGTCGCATACTCGGCGGCGGGCGGCATCCTGGCGGGCATCTATACCGATCTTTTTCAAGGCGCGATCATGGCGCTGGCCTCGACGCTCGTCTTTGCTGCGGCAATGGCGAGTGGCGGCGGGCTGGGGGAGATCTCGCGCACCATCCTGGCGCACGAGCCGATCCTGCTGGGGCCGTGGGGGAAGTTCACCCCGCTGGCGGCGCTCTCCTTCTTCTTCGTCTTCGCCCTTGGCACGCTGGGTCAACCCCACGTGATCCACAAGTACTACATGCTGCGCGATCCGCGCCGGTTGCGCTGGTTCCCGCTGCTGATGACCGGGGCGATGGTCGTGACGCTGCTCCTCTACTTTGGCGTCGGGGTGGCGATCAAGGCCGCGGTCCTCCGTGGTGATGTCCCACCCTTGGCGAAGGGCGACGACGCGACGCCGACCTTTCTGCTTCGGTACACGGCGCCGTGGCTTGCCGGGCTCGTCTTCAGCGGCGTCGCCGCTGCGATCATGAGTACCGTCAATTCCTTCTTCAGTGTCGGCGCGGCCGCGATCACCCACGATCTTCCCGTGGCATTCGGGCGTCGCACCACCAACGAACTGCGGGGTGGCCGCATCGCGACACTCGCGCTGGCCCTCCTCGCCACGCTGCTTGCCCTCGGCAGTGGCCAGGCCGTCGCGCTCCTCGGCGTCTTCGGCTGGGGACTCTTTGCCTCGACCCTCGTCCCGGCACTCGCGATCGGACTCAATTGGCCAGGGGCCACCCGAAAGGGGGCACTCGCCTCGATTGGCGTCGGCCTGGTGACCACCCTCCTCTTCGAGACCCTCGCCTGGGCCAAGGCCTACACCTTTCCCGCCGGCGTCACGGTCTCGGGACTCTCCCTGATCCTGGCGATGGCCACCTTCTTTGCGGTGTCGTGGCTGACGCGCGACGAGGCTGAAGGAGATCTGGATGCGGACGTGCGGGTGATCATCGAGAGCTGACACTGTGCCCAGTGACCAGTGACCAGTGACCAGTGACCAGTGACCAGTGCCAGTGACCAGTGCCCCTGGTTACCGGTCACTGGTTACCGGTCACGGATCACCGGATTCCACCATCCCTCTTATCTTCGCAGATGGCCCAACTCCGCCTCGACACACCCATCCAGTTCCTCAAGGGCATCGGCGAGAAGCGCGCCGACGCCTTTGCACGGCTGGGCGTGGTGTCGGTGCACGACCTGCTCCATCACTTGCCCCATCGCTACATCGACGCCTCGACCACCACCCCGCTGGCACAGGCGCGGGTGGGTGATGACGTGGCCTGCATCGGCACGGTGGTGAGCAAGGGAGTCCTGCCAACTCGGAAGGGGCTGCGCGTCTTCCACGCGGTGCTGAAGGACGCCAGCGGACTGCTGGAGTGTGCCTGGCCGGGACAGGCCTTTCTCGACCGGACGCTGGCGGTGGGGCAGCTGATCCTCGTGGCCGGGCCGATCCGCTTCTATCACGGCCGGCAGATGGCGCCGCGCGAGCTGGTGATCCTCGGCGACGCCGACGATCCAGCGGCAGCCGGGCGGATCCTCCCCGTCTACCCGGCCACCGAAGGGCTCTCGCACAAGCAGATCCGCGCGCTGATGGAGACGCACCTCGACACGCTGTCGCCGTTGGTGCCGGACGTCCTCGACCCGACGCTCAGGGACCGCTTTGCATTGCCGTCATTGGCCGATGCGTTGCGGGCAGTGCATCGGCCGACGACGATGGCGGAGGCGGAGTCGGGACGGCGGCGGCTGGCGCTCGACGAGCTGCTCGACTTGCAGCTGATGCTGGCACGTGCCCGGCACGTGGCGCGCCATGGCCAGCGTGGCCAGACCTTCACGCTGCACAAGACCTTCACGTCGCAGCTGCGGGAGGCGCTCCCCTGGCCGCTCACCGGCGACCAGAAGAAGGCGATCCGCGAGATCTTCGAGGACATGACCCACGAGGAGCGGATGCACCGCCTCGTGATGGGCGATGTCGGCACCGGCAAGACGGTCGTCGCGCTCTTCGCCATGCTGCTGGCGCTGGAGAACGACTGTCAGGCGGCGCTGATGGCGCCGACGGAGCTCCTCGCGGAGCAGCACTACCGCACGCTCACCACACTCCTCGCGCCGCTCGGCCTCGTGCCGGAGCTGCTGCTGGGGCGCCTGAGCGCGGCAGAGAAGAAGGCGGCCCACACGCGCCTCCGGACCGGCGCCACCAAGTTGGTGGTCGGCACCCACGCGCTGGTGCAGGAGTCGGTGGCCTTCCAGCGCCTCGGCCTGGTGGTGATCGACGAGCAGCACCGCTTCGGGGTGGAGCAGCGCGCGGCGCTGATGGGGAAGGGGGAGGCGCCGGACGTCCTGCTGCTCACCGCCACCCCGATCCCGCGCTCACTCGCGCTGACGCGCTATGGCGACCTCGACGCCTCGTTGCTCAAGGAGCGGCCGCCCGGGCGCGGCACCATCCGCACGGCCGTCCGCACGCCGTCGCAGCGGCGGCGGGTCTTCGAGTTCCTGCGCGAGACGGCACTCAAGGGCGGGCAGGTCTACATCGTCCTCCCGGTGATCGAGGAGTCGGAGAAGGCCGACCTCCGCGCGGCGCAGACGATGGCGACGTCGCTCACGGCGCAGTGGCCCGACGTGACCGTCGGCCTGGTGCACGGCCGGCTCAAGGCGCCGGAGCGCGACCAGGTGATGCGCGACTTCCGCGACGGGAAGATCGGCGTGCTGGTGGCCACGACGGTGATCGAGGTCGGCATCGACGTCGCGAATGCGACGGTGATGGTCATTGAGCATCCGGAGCGCTTCGGCCTGGCGCAGCTGCACCAGCTCCGCGGTCGCGTGGGGCGGGGTACCGGCGACTCGCACTGCATCCTGCTGACGGTCGGCGAGGATGTGCCGGAGCGGCTGCGCGCCTTCTCGAAGACCGACGACGGCTTCGCGATCGCCGAGCTGGACCTTCTGGAGCGCCGCCAGGGCGACCTGCTCGGCGCGCGCCAGTCGGGCGGCGTCGATTTCAAGGTGGCGCGCTTCCCGGACGACACTGATCTCCTGACCGAGGCACGCGCGCTCGCGCGCACGATCCTCGACGCCGACCCGACGCTCGACCGCCGCGAGCATCAGGCGCTCAAGGATCGGGTGGTGACCAGGTATCCGAGGGGGGAGACGTTGTTTAGGGTGGGATGACGGCGAGAAGTCCTCTTCAGCCGCGCATGTCAATGCGCGGCGCCGGCGGAGCCGGCGTGAGGATTCAGTTCATCACGGGCCGCGCATTGACATGCGCGGCTGAAGCGATCGACCTAACGACCAACGACTAACGACTCTCCATGTACTCCACTTGCCTCTTCTGCACCAAGGACCTCGGCACCAACGAGGTCGTCGAGACGCTGCCCATCGGGCGGCGGCTCGCCTTTGATGCGGCCCAGGGCAGGCTCTGGGTGGTGTGCCGGCACTGCGCCAAGTGGAACCTGGTGCCCTTTGAGTCGCGGCTCGAGAGCATCGACGGGTGCGAGCGGCTCTTCCGCGACACGCCGACACGCTACTCGACCGACAACATCGGGCTGGCGCGGGTGAAGGAGGGTTTGGAGCTCGTCCGGATCGGACCGGCGATGCGGCCCGAGTTCGCGGGGTGGCGGTACGGCGAGGCGATGCGACTCCGCCGCCGGCGGAACTTCCTGCTTGCTGCCGGAGCGGTGGGTATCGCCGCAGGAGGCTACGTGGCGCTCGGAGCCTTCAGTGGCGTGGGACTACTGGCGGGTACTGGAATCGCCCAGATCATGGTCGGCGGCGTGCTCCGACAGCGCATGCGTGTGATCGTAGCGGACCCGTCGTCTGGCCGTCGCCGATCAATCGCCTCAGAGTCTCTTGCGACAACGAAGCTAGTGATGCGCGAGGACGGACCCCTCCTTCGTGCCACATCCCTGTATGGGGTGAAACAGACCGCCCTGGAATGGCGTGGCGATGAAGTGTCACGGGTGGGACGGCGGATCATGGCCGGCATCAATGCGCTGAGCGGCGGCCCGCGGTCCCTCACTGGGGCCGCCGAACTGCTTGGTGCCCACCGTGGTGATCTCTCCTCCTGGCTCGATCCTGCTCGGCGGCGGGAGATGCGCTGGGAAATCAGCAGTGAAGGGAAGGCGCCACTCGCCCGCTCGGGCGGCATGCACTGGTATGGTTATGGGGATCCAATGTTGCACGTCGCCACCCTGCCTGCGGAACACCGGCTGGCCTTCGAGATGTACTTCGCCGAGTCCGCTGAGCGCACCTACCTGGAAGGGGAGCTGAATCTCCTCGAGCGCGAGTGGCGTCAGGCGGAGCAACTCGCGAAGATCGCCGATGGGCTAGCGCTGGAGTAGGCGAGAAGCGAGAAGCGAGAAGCGATAAGGGGTAAGTGCATTCGCGAGCACGCAGGTCCTTCGACTGCGCAGCCCTGCGGGCTGCTTCGCTCAGGATGACATAACTCCTACGACCCACGACTTACGACCTACGACCTACGACGTACGACCCTAACAACCAACGACCAACGGCTCAACGACTCCCAGTGTACTCCACCTGCCTCTTCTGCACCAAGGACCTCGGCACCAACGAGGTGATCGAGACGCTGCCCATCGGGCGGCGGCTCGCCTTTGATGCGGCCCAGGGGCGGCTCTGGGTGGTGTGCCGGCACTGCGCCAAGTGGAACCTGGTGCCGTTCGAGAGCGGCTCGAGAGCATCGACGCCTGCGAGCGGCTCTTCCGCGACACGCCGACACGCTACTCGACGGACAACATCGGGCTCGCGCGTGCGAAGGATGGGCTTGAGTTGGTGCGGATCGGCCAAGCGCAGCGGCCGGAATTTGCGGGGTGGCGGTACGGGGAGCAGTACCGGCGGAGGCGACGGAACGCCTTTCTGCTCGGGGCCGCGGGGGTGGCGGCCGGCATGGGGGCGATCGCGGCGTTGAGCGCCTTCGGCTTTGCGGCGGCCAGCGGTGGCTATCTCAGCTATCAGCTCGTGAAGGCAGGCTGGGATGCCGGGCTGAATCGCCAGGCCAGATTCCTGCTCCCCGATCCCGATCCCGCCGCGCGCGAGACGGTGCGACTCGATCGCAGTCACCTGAAGCACGCCACGATTTCCTGGGAAGACGGCACGCCGTCGCTCGACCTGCCGCATCCGAAGCACCTGAAGAAGGGGGACTTCGTCCTCTCATACCGGGGCGCTGACTTGCAGTCGGTGGGGCGTCGGGCTGTCGCCGGCCTCAACCTGCTGGTTGGCGGACGGTCCCAGCTGCAGGAAGGGAGTCGGATCCTCGCGGAGAATCACGGGGACCTCTCGGCGTGGCTGCGCCGGCGTACCTACTCACTCACGGACGTCCCTGGCTTCCGGCGCCCCGAAGCATTGGTCGAACTACACCGCCCCATACCTCGTGCTCGACAAGCTCAACGCTGGCGACCGCATGGCCCTCGAACTCTGGATGAACGAGGACATCGAGCGCCAGTGGCTCGAAGGGGAGCTTACTCTTCTGGAGCGCGAATGGCGGCAGGCGGAGGAGCTGGCGAAGATCAGCGATGCGCTGGCGGTGCCGGAGTCGGTGGACACTGATCTCGCCAGGCGCCAAGCAGCCCATCGATCATCGATGATCGATGATCGATCATCGACCACCGGGGAGTAGCTCCCATCTATTCCACCTGCCTCTTCTGCACCAAGGACCTCGGCACCAACGACGTCCTCGAGACCCTGCCGATCGGCCGGCGCATTGCGTTTGATGCGGCGGAGGGGCGGTTGTGGGTCGTGTGCCGACATTGTGCCAAGTGGAACCTGGTCCCGTTCGACTCGCGGCTCGAGACCATCGACGATTGCGAGCGCCTCTTCCGCAGCACGACGATGCGCTACTCGACCGACAACATCGGGCTGGCACGCGTCAAGGAGGGGTTGGAACTGGTGCGGATCGGCGAGGCGCAGCGGCCCGAGTTCGCGGGCTGGCGCTACGGCGACTCGTTCGGTCGGCGCCGGCGCCGCAACTTCCTGATCGCCGGCGGCGTCGCCGCAGCAGGGATCGCGGTGGTCTCGGGGGGAGTCGCGCTTGGCGTCTCCTTCGGCATGCTCGGCCAGCTCCCGAACTACTACAACCTCTTTGTGGTGAATCGCCGCGTCACGGTACGCGTGCCGCGCGCCGACGGCCCACCGATCGAGCTCTCCGACATGCTCGCGTCGAAGGCGCGCCTCGTCCGCCGTCCAAACAACGAGTGGCTGATCCGCACCAAGGTGATGGAAGAGTCCAGCATGAGTCGCAAGCTCCGGAAGGCCGGATCGCAGGAGATTGAATTCACGGGCCCGGAAGCGGAACAGTTGCTCGCTGGTGTGCTGGTGCGCCTCAATCACTGGGGCGGCACCCAACGCACCATCCGCGACGCCGTGGAGTTGGTGGAGCGACAGGGGGACAGCGCGGGCGTCATCGCCGGGCCCTTCTCGCCAGTCATGGACGGCAGCGGCTCACAGCTGCTCGCC is part of the Gemmatimonadota bacterium genome and harbors:
- a CDS encoding M23 family metallopeptidase, which codes for MRFQIPRFPLAAAVLAAAALIVSRGEYPWQRLSDVPTAGPIVVSDPYHTVSDTLQRGETVGALLARHGVTGLDLSALASALRFDPRRFRAGQVFSVRRGGAADEATQVEFRASPEQRVQFIRTANGEWRGNAVAVYWSTDTIRLAATITSNLFNAIDDEVSDATLDRQERANVVYALAEVFSYSVDFSRDIQVGDRFTAVVERRTSEDGETRFGRILAGELSVGGKAIAAFNYRNGGQNAFYDGEGNALKRAFLAAPVDFRYVSSGLSRGRFHPVLGVFRRHEGIDYAANSGTPVRAASEGQIVRAGWAGGYGRLVEIRHRNGITTRYAHLSSISVKARPGARVGQGDIIGNVGSSGLSSGPHLHYEFRVNGTARDPRSVKMETGAPLPKGDLVAFRQERDRLRLLLGPSLASPPARGLAE
- the hisA gene encoding 1-(5-phosphoribosyl)-5-[(5-phosphoribosylamino)methylideneamino]imidazole-4-carboxamide isomerase; translated protein: MDLYPAIDLRGGQVVRLAQGEAARETVYGHDPVAQAEQFVLAGARWLHIVDLNRAFGDGDNDAAIAEIVRRFGDQLQVQLGGGIREVARAEAVVQLGVSRVVIGTAAVDQPALVDAVVRAIGGDRVAVGIDARDGRVAVRGWVETSAVRATELAERVAGQGVRTVIHTDIARDGMLSGPNLDEALALQAKGPRVIVSGGVASIADLQAVARAGLAGAITGRAIYEGRFTLAEALAALAS
- the ftsY gene encoding signal recognition particle-docking protein FtsY; its protein translation is MMARLGEKLGLWQRIKRLALTDVGALARGLNADDLEQMERVLIEADFGVPATLELVAFLEGEVRKGKLKTDVQLREAVVTQLGAMLAGPSDPARLDAPASGPTVVLVVGVNGVGKTTSVAKLARRLQREGKKVLLGAADTYRAGAVAQLETWAARLGIECVSGASGGDPAAVAYDAVEAAIARNVDVVVIDTAGRLHTQDGLMAELGKVVRVVAKKLPGAPHEVFLVLDGTVGQNAVQQGKLFGKVVSPTGLVITKLDGTARGGAIVALRRELNVPIRFVGTGETVDDFAPFDPRAWAETLFD
- the recG gene encoding ATP-dependent DNA helicase RecG, whose translation is MAQLRLDTPIQFLKGIGEKRADAFARLGVVSVHDLLHHLPHRYIDASTTTPLAQARVGDDVACIGTVVSKGVLPTRKGLRVFHAVLKDASGLLECAWPGQAFLDRTLAVGQLILVAGPIRFYHGRQMAPRELVILGDADDPAAAGRILPVYPATEGLSHKQIRALMETHLDTLSPLVPDVLDPTLRDRFALPSLADALRAVHRPTTMAEAESGRRRLALDELLDLQLMLARARHVARHGQRGQTFTLHKTFTSQLREALPWPLTGDQKKAIREIFEDMTHEERMHRLVMGDVGTGKTVVALFAMLLALENDCQAALMAPTELLAEQHYRTLTTLLAPLGLVPELLLGRLSAAEKKAAHTRLRTGATKLVVGTHALVQESVAFQRLGLVVIDEQHRFGVEQRAALMGKGEAPDVLLLTATPIPRSLALTRYGDLDASLLKERPPGRGTIRTAVRTPSQRRRVFEFLRETALKGGQVYIVLPVIEESEKADLRAAQTMATSLTAQWPDVTVGLVHGRLKAPERDQVMRDFRDGKIGVLVATTVIEVGIDVANATVMVIEHPERFGLAQLHQLRGRVGRGTGDSHCILLTVGEDVPERLRAFSKTDDGFAIAELDLLERRQGDLLGARQSGGVDFKVARFPDDTDLLTEARALARTILDADPTLDRREHQALKDRVVTRYPRGETLFRVG